A genomic window from Anthocerotibacter panamensis C109 includes:
- a CDS encoding DUF445 domain-containing protein, with the protein MEVTLWHYVLPPIVGSVIGFTADTIALKMLFRPYRPYFVFGRQIPLTPGIFPRGQARFAKKVATTLTDKLLTPEEVQRIARRLLTPEQLQQGIRWILLYGLGELSNVEQRERLAGGLGHLLRHLFESSLPNWTAELGRSTFTEQALSRLFDSVLLPLQVSRAQADAIAGWINESILTPELLRQALVNGLAPSAVEELDRQARERSQGGYWLLANVIGVKGPLTRLKEFCRDQPEQARGLFADVLNNIRLKDRVSDLLVNVSFQKLPPDTREATKTQLVSALKQALTAAIPEFSQRLGENIDWQTQAAGLLEKSVTSEAILGYIDPIAAEGSRVLDQYLSRELEQLVGKFLPALGLEEVVIEKINQTSPAELEDAIQGVARSELRALPYVGAFVGFFAGFVEMFLLVYVLPMLAGG; encoded by the coding sequence ATGGAAGTTACCCTTTGGCATTATGTCCTGCCCCCGATTGTGGGTTCTGTCATAGGCTTCACGGCAGACACCATCGCCCTTAAGATGCTGTTTAGACCCTATCGGCCCTATTTCGTGTTTGGGCGTCAGATCCCGCTTACACCAGGGATTTTCCCCCGAGGACAGGCCCGCTTCGCTAAAAAAGTCGCCACCACGCTCACCGATAAGCTGTTGACCCCCGAGGAGGTCCAGCGTATTGCCCGCCGCCTGCTCACCCCGGAGCAACTCCAGCAGGGCATCCGTTGGATCTTACTTTATGGCTTGGGGGAGTTGAGTAATGTCGAGCAGCGCGAGCGTCTCGCTGGTGGTCTAGGGCACCTATTGCGCCATCTGTTCGAGAGTTCTCTGCCCAACTGGACCGCTGAGTTGGGTCGTTCCACATTTACCGAACAGGCCCTGAGCCGTCTGTTTGACAGTGTGCTCCTGCCCCTACAGGTCAGCCGCGCCCAAGCTGATGCCATTGCCGGATGGATTAATGAGAGTATCCTCACTCCAGAACTGCTGCGGCAGGCTTTGGTCAATGGTCTTGCGCCCAGTGCTGTTGAGGAGTTGGACCGTCAGGCGCGGGAGCGTTCCCAGGGTGGGTACTGGCTGTTGGCGAATGTCATCGGGGTCAAAGGCCCCCTGACCCGGCTCAAGGAGTTCTGCCGCGACCAGCCGGAGCAAGCTCGCGGACTGTTTGCCGATGTGCTCAACAACATCCGCCTCAAAGACCGTGTTTCGGACCTGCTGGTAAACGTCAGCTTCCAAAAACTCCCCCCGGATACCCGTGAGGCGACTAAGACCCAATTGGTGAGTGCGCTAAAACAGGCGTTGACCGCAGCTATCCCTGAATTCTCCCAGCGGCTTGGGGAGAATATTGACTGGCAGACCCAAGCGGCGGGACTTTTGGAAAAGTCGGTGACCTCCGAGGCGATCCTGGGCTACATTGACCCGATAGCTGCCGAGGGGAGCCGGGTCTTGGACCAATATCTGAGCCGTGAGTTGGAGCAGTTGGTGGGGAAATTTTTACCGGCGTTGGGTCTGGAGGAAGTGGTCATTGAGAAGATCAACCAGACCTCCCCCGCCGAATTGGAAGATGCGATCCAGGGGGTGGCCCGCTCGGAATTGCGAGCGCTCCCTTATGTAGGGGCTTTCGTGGGCTTTTTTGCGGGGTTTGTGGAGATGTTTTTGCTGGTGTATGTCTTGCCGATGTTGGCGGGCGGCTGA
- a CDS encoding zinc ribbon domain-containing protein, producing MTIEHDYCCTLPHCNNPVEKTTNFCVHCGHSIRIGDFQAIGRGPVAITRVGQVFFAVRVQPPEEETYLMLCFPRFFAGFTESGAVLIHPSEYKFVIEHDRSDTQLSYLIVSQKHYQVNSATAYANLSHEVAEKLRNISRQQSPTQELVSPSRPGRVLPTTTATKPPQITAVAKWRAKPLLLVGSVALLSLGLLGITLANKPVTEAASAVPFSEPSLAASGIQPNVPTTPTPVPGIIAQPPTVLLAPRRAPIPTQKLAAATQVSVPKPQQRPIVHRTEDVVVQHPIAPPSRALPVVEESALQPTEYLIAQKADPHPVIVAAEPAPILPVRSSAEPGTELRPGVAFLANVNGFNANTDDLKRAIGDLPLLENQQKFPDYAKLSGLISAMPPKLKAQARQVIAETLAGKFQGIPNDVRIVLIRYLKFKTYGKIKV from the coding sequence GTGACTATTGAGCACGACTATTGCTGCACACTACCGCACTGTAATAACCCGGTCGAGAAGACCACTAACTTTTGTGTGCATTGTGGGCACTCCATCCGCATCGGAGATTTCCAGGCTATAGGCAGAGGACCCGTGGCGATCACTCGGGTCGGACAGGTATTTTTTGCAGTCCGGGTGCAGCCCCCCGAAGAAGAAACCTACTTGATGTTGTGCTTCCCTCGTTTTTTTGCCGGGTTCACCGAGTCCGGGGCTGTCCTCATCCACCCCAGCGAATATAAATTCGTAATAGAACACGACCGCTCAGACACCCAACTCTCTTATCTAATCGTCAGCCAAAAACACTACCAGGTAAACAGCGCCACCGCCTACGCCAACCTCAGCCACGAAGTCGCGGAGAAACTACGCAATATCTCGCGCCAGCAAAGCCCGACCCAGGAGTTGGTGAGCCCGTCGCGACCGGGGAGGGTCCTGCCGACCACAACAGCCACAAAACCACCCCAAATAACTGCCGTCGCAAAGTGGCGGGCAAAGCCGTTGCTGCTTGTGGGTAGCGTCGCCCTTCTCAGTTTGGGCCTCCTCGGGATCACACTGGCGAACAAACCCGTCACCGAAGCAGCCAGCGCCGTCCCGTTCTCAGAACCCAGCCTTGCTGCTAGTGGGATACAACCCAACGTTCCTACAACTCCGACCCCCGTTCCTGGAATCATAGCCCAACCGCCCACCGTGCTCCTCGCTCCTAGGCGTGCGCCCATTCCTACCCAAAAACTTGCTGCCGCCACGCAGGTGAGCGTCCCAAAACCTCAGCAACGCCCCATCGTGCACCGTACCGAAGACGTGGTCGTCCAGCATCCGATTGCACCTCCAAGCAGAGCCCTGCCAGTGGTTGAGGAATCTGCCCTCCAACCCACAGAGTACCTCATCGCCCAAAAGGCTGACCCTCATCCAGTCATCGTCGCCGCGGAGCCCGCCCCCATCTTACCCGTGCGCTCCTCCGCTGAACCAGGAACCGAACTGCGCCCCGGAGTGGCCTTCCTCGCTAATGTCAACGGCTTCAACGCCAATACGGACGACCTGAAGCGGGCTATCGGCGACCTGCCCCTGTTGGAGAACCAGCAAAAGTTCCCGGATTACGCGAAATTATCCGGGTTAATCAGCGCCATGCCCCCCAAACTCAAAGCTCAGGCCCGTCAGGTCATCGCTGAGACCCTGGCTGGAAAATTTCAGGGCATCCCCAACGACGTGCGCATTGTATTGATTCGCTATCTCAAATTCAAGACCTACGGGAAGATCAAGGTTTGA
- a CDS encoding ferritin-like domain-containing protein, protein MTVTYPKKLHGQISSRDMMNFVVKDLEVQTLTLNRYRYSEQRSCKDLTDAIEQLDGEPRDLICDLSRHISDEARHAMWLTDLLFDLGADLGTPRGPSYIDEYEKLLPTAGGKPEVIELIAAINVTEKRGCNIFSAHLTALKNAPQTPENKAIAQTLAQILPEEAAHVRWGSRRLAQLARVSPENAQRVEKAKQRYSTVEHAAYEAGLDITVGAELRRLQHVTAIADTLPLWERPGYLMEQLPRILPDLSHARFDTAAMVLERDPIGFIQRFVPMLLGNRSLRTQTAATQTA, encoded by the coding sequence ATGACTGTGACGTATCCGAAAAAACTCCACGGCCAGATCAGCTCGCGGGACATGATGAATTTCGTAGTCAAAGACCTGGAAGTGCAGACGCTGACGCTGAATCGGTACCGTTACTCGGAGCAGCGTAGCTGCAAAGACCTGACCGATGCTATTGAGCAGCTAGATGGTGAGCCCCGCGACCTCATCTGCGACCTCTCTCGCCATATCAGCGATGAAGCCCGCCATGCCATGTGGCTCACCGACCTGCTGTTTGATCTAGGTGCTGATCTTGGAACGCCGCGTGGTCCTTCCTACATTGACGAGTACGAAAAACTCCTACCCACTGCCGGTGGCAAGCCTGAGGTCATCGAACTCATCGCCGCCATCAACGTAACCGAGAAACGCGGCTGCAACATCTTCTCTGCCCACCTCACCGCGCTCAAAAACGCTCCTCAGACCCCCGAGAACAAAGCTATCGCCCAGACCCTCGCTCAGATCCTCCCCGAAGAGGCTGCCCACGTACGCTGGGGGAGCCGCCGGCTGGCCCAACTGGCCCGCGTCAGTCCTGAAAATGCCCAGCGCGTCGAAAAAGCTAAGCAGCGCTATAGTACCGTCGAGCATGCCGCTTACGAGGCGGGTCTCGATATTACGGTCGGGGCTGAACTGCGCCGCCTACAGCATGTCACAGCGATTGCGGACACCCTGCCGCTGTGGGAGCGCCCTGGATATCTGATGGAGCAACTGCCACGCATCCTGCCGGATCTAAGCCATGCCCGTTTTGATACGGCAGCGATGGTCTTGGAGCGCGACCCCATTGGGTTTATCCAGCGCTTTGTCCCTATGCTCTTGGGCAATCGCTCCCTACGTACGCAGACTGCCGCTACCCAAACTGCCTAG
- a CDS encoding DUF3288 family protein, with translation MSAIHPQHNRDLQTLQTLNANPPDDGALADLARLVIRYQDFKGAEDIHALIQQLLQGWGFTPETLFRQTREIHRDRPVFRGDSMRQEDWA, from the coding sequence ATGAGTGCCATTCACCCCCAGCACAACCGCGACCTCCAGACCCTCCAGACCCTCAACGCCAACCCGCCTGACGATGGGGCGCTCGCCGATCTCGCCCGCCTCGTCATCCGCTACCAGGACTTCAAGGGGGCCGAGGATATCCACGCGCTGATCCAGCAGTTGCTCCAGGGTTGGGGCTTCACCCCGGAGACTTTGTTCCGGCAGACCCGCGAGATCCACCGCGACCGTCCCGTCTTTAGGGGCGACAGTATGCGCCAGGAGGATTGGGCGTAA
- a CDS encoding SDR family oxidoreductase, whose product MNGKVVLITGATGGIGTALAQRLAESGTPLVLAARQGEVLERLAAQCHQWGSTEVLAVPTDVTNRLQVESLFERSYRQFGTVDVVVNAAGLGILKAVHQLTEAEFDQMINVNLKGTFLVSQQAVTRWMDTKASGHLFNIPGILGQHPMGNASGYCAAKFGVAGFTKAMALDCKRFAIKFTLLYFGGIDSPFWENAGMKVQRDKMLKPQQAADAIYFALQVPAPGVPTEIVLQPDSHLFY is encoded by the coding sequence GTGAACGGGAAAGTAGTGCTTATTACCGGTGCGACCGGGGGGATTGGAACAGCTCTGGCGCAACGTCTCGCCGAGTCCGGGACACCGTTGGTTCTGGCGGCGCGACAAGGAGAGGTTTTGGAGCGTCTGGCGGCCCAGTGCCATCAATGGGGGAGTACAGAGGTTTTGGCCGTCCCGACCGATGTGACCAACCGTCTCCAGGTGGAGAGCCTATTTGAGCGCAGCTATCGTCAGTTCGGTACGGTAGATGTGGTCGTCAATGCTGCCGGACTCGGTATCCTCAAAGCCGTCCATCAACTCACCGAGGCGGAATTTGACCAAATGATCAACGTTAACCTCAAGGGAACTTTTTTAGTCTCCCAGCAAGCTGTGACCCGTTGGATGGATACCAAGGCTTCCGGGCACCTCTTCAACATCCCCGGCATCCTAGGACAGCACCCAATGGGGAATGCAAGCGGCTACTGCGCCGCTAAGTTCGGCGTGGCGGGCTTTACCAAAGCTATGGCCCTCGACTGCAAGCGCTTTGCGATCAAATTCACCCTGCTCTACTTCGGGGGGATCGATAGCCCCTTCTGGGAAAATGCAGGCATGAAAGTCCAGCGCGATAAGATGCTCAAGCCCCAGCAAGCCGCCGATGCTATCTACTTCGCCCTCCAAGTCCCTGCTCCCGGCGTCCCTACGGAGATTGTGCTCCAACCTGATTCTCATCTGTTTTATTGA
- the gloB gene encoding hydroxyacylglutathione hydrolase encodes MGFQIERLAVLSDNYIFLLHDPQSHTAAVVDPAEAKPVLQALERLGARLTAIFNTHHHGDHVGGNSELLRHFPGIPVYGSAQDAGRIPGQTVQLQQGDHVSFAGVEGTVFFVPGHTRGHIAYLFPGHLFCGDTLFAGGCGRLFEGTAAQMVTSLDKLRSLPDPTQVWCAHEYTLGNLRFALTVDGENPALQERLRRTQVLRSQGEATVPSTIGVERETNPFLRVDEPALHQVAGSRDRVEVFAHIRSLKDHF; translated from the coding sequence ATGGGCTTTCAAATTGAACGGCTGGCAGTCTTGAGTGACAACTATATTTTTCTCTTGCACGACCCTCAGTCGCACACAGCTGCCGTCGTGGATCCCGCAGAAGCCAAACCCGTTCTCCAAGCGCTAGAGCGTCTCGGGGCAAGGCTTACGGCGATTTTTAACACCCACCACCACGGGGATCATGTGGGCGGCAACAGTGAACTACTCCGACACTTTCCCGGTATCCCAGTCTATGGCAGTGCTCAGGACGCGGGGCGGATCCCCGGTCAGACTGTGCAGCTACAGCAAGGAGATCACGTCAGTTTTGCCGGGGTGGAGGGGACCGTCTTCTTTGTGCCGGGACACACTCGGGGGCATATTGCCTATCTTTTCCCCGGTCATCTTTTTTGTGGGGACACGTTATTTGCAGGGGGCTGCGGCAGACTTTTCGAGGGGACTGCGGCGCAAATGGTGACTTCTCTTGACAAACTGCGCAGTCTTCCTGATCCTACGCAGGTCTGGTGCGCCCATGAGTACACCCTCGGGAACCTGCGCTTCGCGCTGACGGTGGACGGCGAAAATCCTGCGCTTCAAGAACGCTTGCGCCGGACTCAAGTACTCAGAAGTCAGGGAGAGGCTACAGTGCCGTCTACAATTGGAGTAGAACGTGAGACCAATCCCTTCTTGCGCGTGGACGAACCTGCCCTGCATCAAGTAGCGGGTAGCCGGGACCGGGTTGAAGTTTTCGCTCATATCCGGTCTCTCAAAGACCACTTCTGA
- a CDS encoding VOC family protein: MSTTTLTPLKRLGHVAVRVTDIPTALAFYKSLGMEVAWEDHDWAYVKAGADGLALLGPAYTHAGAHFGFILHERAELAAHFAALKASGAACSPLLDHRDGTSSFYAKDPDGNLLEFLYEPVIG; this comes from the coding sequence ATGAGTACAACCACCCTGACTCCTCTGAAGCGCTTAGGCCATGTGGCTGTACGGGTCACAGATATCCCGACTGCCCTTGCTTTCTATAAAAGCCTGGGCATGGAAGTGGCCTGGGAGGACCATGACTGGGCCTATGTAAAAGCGGGCGCTGATGGTCTAGCCCTCTTGGGACCAGCCTACACCCACGCTGGAGCGCATTTCGGGTTTATTTTGCATGAGCGGGCTGAGCTTGCAGCGCACTTTGCAGCCCTAAAAGCTTCCGGGGCGGCTTGTTCGCCTTTGTTGGACCACCGCGACGGGACGAGTTCTTTTTATGCCAAAGACCCGGACGGGAATTTATTGGAATTCCTTTACGAGCCGGTTATTGGCTAG
- a CDS encoding M16 family metallopeptidase → MRSSSWWIFPLLVALQVMPPACAQENAPPVASARPFPAPVTAERTLANGLKVIALQKKGSGVVTLGILVKHPDAWLPQVNSALGPFTLDLLDKGSLAKELQTPRQVAERLDSLGTGLDTANRTDYSSVRMTVLAQNLNPALSLLQVLVTQPAFSKEELAKAQNLALSRFQADLDESNFVAGSAFRTYFLQKSPYRAPETGLPTSLKALTRDQVAAFHRANYRPEQMTLLLTGELEVQKVLDRAEAVFGRFRPAPAPPVPQPPTATSTPRSIVVIDRPDAAQSTILYGFTLPGRAELGRDFVRGYVFNGLLAGFSGRLNQELRIKRGLTYGVRSTVDTRRQTSWYTARLATKPESTLEAFALVGEVVSAVNATPAAGAELDTRTTATLGARATNLTTTEGLFEQVSGLVMYDQPLSTLTTFDQQARQVTPAAVQDFARAYLSTARTVIVGPAQKFLQPLEAKFGPVERVSYSDFVQQINQAK, encoded by the coding sequence ATGCGTAGTTCTTCCTGGTGGATTTTCCCACTCTTGGTGGCTTTGCAGGTCATGCCCCCTGCCTGCGCCCAAGAAAATGCCCCTCCTGTGGCTTCGGCGCGCCCCTTTCCGGCTCCTGTTACCGCTGAGCGGACCCTAGCTAACGGGCTCAAGGTCATTGCCCTCCAAAAAAAAGGCAGCGGCGTCGTCACGCTGGGCATCTTGGTCAAACACCCTGATGCTTGGCTCCCCCAGGTCAACAGCGCACTTGGCCCTTTCACCCTGGACCTATTGGATAAGGGCAGTTTGGCTAAAGAGCTACAGACTCCGCGTCAGGTCGCCGAACGCCTTGACAGCTTGGGTACCGGCTTAGATACTGCGAACCGCACGGACTATTCCTCAGTCCGCATGACGGTCCTCGCCCAAAACCTCAACCCCGCCCTCAGCCTGCTCCAGGTCTTAGTCACCCAACCCGCTTTCTCCAAAGAAGAGCTAGCCAAGGCTCAAAATCTGGCGCTCAGCCGTTTTCAGGCGGACCTCGACGAGAGTAATTTTGTGGCGGGGAGCGCCTTTCGCACGTATTTTCTTCAGAAGAGCCCCTACCGTGCCCCGGAAACAGGTCTGCCCACCAGCCTCAAAGCCCTGACTCGCGATCAGGTCGCGGCTTTTCACCGGGCCAATTATCGACCTGAGCAGATGACGCTGCTCCTGACTGGGGAGTTGGAGGTACAAAAAGTACTCGACCGAGCTGAGGCTGTCTTTGGGCGCTTCCGCCCCGCCCCTGCGCCTCCTGTGCCACAACCTCCCACAGCAACTTCCACGCCCCGCTCCATCGTGGTCATCGACCGTCCCGATGCGGCCCAGAGCACGATCCTCTACGGCTTCACCCTGCCTGGTCGCGCGGAATTGGGCCGTGATTTCGTCCGCGGCTACGTGTTCAATGGTTTGCTCGCTGGTTTCTCCGGGCGGCTCAATCAGGAATTACGGATCAAGCGGGGGCTCACCTATGGCGTGCGTAGCACTGTAGACACCCGCCGCCAGACAAGCTGGTACACGGCGCGACTCGCGACCAAACCCGAATCGACCCTCGAAGCGTTTGCGCTGGTGGGTGAAGTCGTCAGTGCGGTCAACGCCACCCCTGCTGCTGGCGCTGAACTGGATACCCGCACCACTGCGACACTGGGCGCACGGGCCACAAATCTGACCACGACTGAGGGTCTTTTCGAGCAGGTGAGTGGTCTGGTGATGTACGACCAACCGCTGAGCACCCTGACCACCTTTGACCAGCAAGCCCGCCAGGTCACCCCCGCTGCTGTCCAGGACTTTGCCCGTGCGTACTTGAGTACCGCCCGCACCGTCATCGTCGGTCCCGCACAGAAATTCCTTCAGCCCCTAGAAGCCAAATTCGGTCCGGTGGAGCGCGTCAGCTATTCTGATTTCGTCCAGCAGATCAACCAAGCAAAGTGA
- a CDS encoding M16 family metallopeptidase, which translates to MPLRRFSSFWLSLMALLLAGPVVAEPIVREQLPNGLRVVLVPDRSIPVAAVNVWYQVGGKDDPPGRSGFAHLFEHMMFKQAGSLPDEGLDRLTEDVGGNNNAFTSFDVTVYFESIPSNHLERLVWAESERLRALSVSDRNFRSEREVVKEERRQSYDNNPEGLAELALWELAYNQHPYRNSVIGSIAQLDSATLEEVQRFHNTYYQPQNAVLVLSGDLDPQEALGWVKKYFGPIPKGSEPPRITVQEPALKGPLAKTLTSALVSQPMVRVGYRIPSITSPDAAVLRLLPYLLTEGAASRLQRSLVTEGQVAITVASAPELLEAPGLFTISATARKPTLEPVTMGIEQVLAGLVQRAPQPEELARAKTKFLTNLLEGRQTPLQKALAVGEAELWFRDPDRVNSDPKRIMQITPEQVQRVVQAYFTPANRVTVSLLPQKG; encoded by the coding sequence GTGCCGTTACGTCGCTTTTCGTCTTTTTGGTTGAGCCTGATGGCGCTCCTGCTTGCTGGGCCGGTGGTAGCCGAACCCATCGTCCGAGAACAGCTTCCCAATGGTCTACGGGTGGTTCTAGTCCCTGACCGTAGTATTCCGGTAGCTGCTGTCAATGTCTGGTATCAGGTGGGCGGTAAAGATGACCCGCCAGGGCGCAGTGGTTTTGCCCATCTGTTTGAGCACATGATGTTCAAGCAGGCTGGGAGCCTCCCTGACGAAGGTCTTGACCGCCTGACGGAGGACGTGGGCGGCAATAATAATGCCTTTACTTCCTTTGATGTCACAGTCTACTTCGAGTCCATTCCCAGTAACCATTTAGAGCGTCTGGTTTGGGCTGAGAGTGAACGGTTGCGTGCTCTCAGTGTCAGTGACCGGAATTTTCGCTCGGAACGCGAGGTGGTCAAAGAGGAGCGCCGCCAGAGCTACGACAACAACCCTGAGGGTCTCGCGGAGCTTGCTTTATGGGAATTGGCCTACAACCAGCACCCCTACCGCAATAGCGTCATCGGCTCTATCGCTCAGCTCGATAGCGCTACGCTCGAAGAAGTACAGCGCTTTCACAACACCTACTACCAACCCCAGAACGCTGTCCTCGTCCTGTCAGGAGACCTGGACCCCCAAGAAGCGCTAGGCTGGGTCAAGAAGTACTTTGGCCCCATCCCCAAAGGGAGCGAGCCGCCGCGCATCACGGTCCAAGAGCCTGCCTTAAAAGGTCCCCTCGCCAAAACTTTGACCTCTGCGCTGGTCTCTCAGCCAATGGTGCGGGTTGGCTACCGGATTCCCAGTATCACCAGTCCTGATGCAGCAGTGTTGCGCCTGCTGCCGTACCTGCTGACCGAGGGGGCAGCTTCGCGGCTACAGCGGTCTCTCGTCACCGAGGGTCAGGTCGCCATCACGGTGGCGAGTGCGCCTGAGTTGCTGGAGGCTCCTGGGCTGTTTACGATTAGTGCGACAGCCCGTAAACCGACCTTGGAACCCGTGACGATGGGCATCGAGCAGGTTCTCGCCGGTCTCGTCCAACGTGCACCCCAGCCAGAAGAACTGGCCCGCGCTAAGACCAAGTTCCTCACCAATCTGCTCGAAGGCCGACAGACCCCGTTACAAAAGGCTCTAGCGGTCGGGGAGGCGGAGCTGTGGTTCCGCGACCCCGACCGCGTCAACAGCGACCCCAAGCGCATCATGCAGATTACCCCGGAGCAAGTGCAACGGGTCGTCCAAGCCTATTTCACCCCCGCAAACCGGGTGACTGTCTCCCTGCTGCCCCAAAAAGGTTAG
- the hisA gene encoding 1-(5-phosphoribosyl)-5-[(5-phosphoribosylamino)methylideneamino]imidazole-4-carboxamide isomerase, with amino-acid sequence MEVIPAIDILDGQCVRLFQGDYQRSEIVGDDPIVMARHWADSGAPRLHVVDLSGARDGQLAHLELIATLVRAVACPVQVGGGIRTLDHMDALLAQGVDRVIVGTLALEDPDLVATACARYPGRIWVALDSRGGKLATHGWLAQSEIDALTVAQRLEERGVAGFIYTDILQDGTLLGPNVPELRRVSDGLTRPVLASGGMGSLADLLRLLALESSGVRGAILGQALYKGTIQLKEALRAVGNPRWQDVPLQDTYYC; translated from the coding sequence GTGGAAGTGATCCCAGCCATCGATATCCTGGACGGACAGTGCGTCCGCCTGTTTCAAGGGGATTACCAGCGGTCAGAGATTGTGGGGGATGATCCTATCGTCATGGCCCGTCATTGGGCGGATTCGGGTGCCCCCCGACTGCATGTAGTGGACCTGAGCGGAGCCCGAGATGGGCAATTAGCTCATTTGGAATTGATCGCAACTTTGGTCCGGGCGGTAGCATGTCCGGTCCAAGTCGGCGGCGGAATTCGCACCCTCGATCACATGGACGCCCTATTGGCTCAAGGGGTGGACCGGGTTATTGTCGGAACCTTGGCGCTGGAAGACCCTGATCTGGTGGCAACAGCCTGTGCTCGCTATCCTGGGCGGATCTGGGTTGCCCTGGACAGCCGTGGCGGAAAGCTTGCTACGCATGGCTGGCTCGCCCAATCGGAGATAGACGCGCTCACCGTGGCCCAGCGTCTGGAAGAGCGAGGAGTTGCAGGCTTTATCTATACCGATATTCTCCAGGACGGTACGCTCCTCGGGCCTAATGTCCCAGAGCTACGGCGGGTGAGTGACGGTTTGACTCGTCCTGTCCTTGCCTCAGGAGGAATGGGATCGCTGGCTGACCTGCTGCGGCTTTTAGCCCTGGAGTCGTCTGGGGTGCGCGGGGCCATCCTGGGACAAGCGCTCTACAAAGGCACGATTCAGCTCAAAGAAGCCCTGCGTGCCGTGGGGAATCCCCGTTGGCAGGATGTCCCGCTTCAAGACACTTACTATTGTTAG
- a CDS encoding CPBP family intramembrane glutamic endopeptidase, producing the protein MPIHLTREQVLITLAVTTLILLLVAQVWGWALGLPLVPGWHLDLNALLSGCILGLGLNGLGAALYYLWLPFRTVTDEYLALVLEPLQPWDIFWIGLLPGLSEELLFRGVALTSLGLVGSSLLFGVLHLLDRRYWPYGLWAAVIGLILGFTMVSTGNLLIPVVAHTTNNWLAAGFWYGRKRR; encoded by the coding sequence ATGCCTATCCATCTCACCCGTGAACAGGTCCTCATCACCCTTGCGGTGACCACCTTAATCCTACTGCTAGTCGCACAGGTTTGGGGTTGGGCTCTCGGCCTGCCTCTGGTGCCCGGTTGGCATTTGGACCTCAACGCCTTACTGAGCGGGTGTATCCTGGGGCTTGGCCTCAATGGGTTGGGAGCGGCGCTCTACTATCTATGGCTCCCCTTCCGCACGGTGACCGATGAATACTTGGCGCTAGTCCTGGAGCCGCTTCAGCCCTGGGATATTTTCTGGATCGGCTTGCTGCCTGGATTGAGCGAAGAACTGCTCTTTCGGGGTGTTGCCTTGACCAGTCTGGGACTCGTGGGCAGTAGCCTTCTGTTTGGGGTGCTGCACCTTTTGGACCGCCGCTATTGGCCCTACGGCCTGTGGGCGGCGGTCATCGGTTTGATCTTAGGCTTCACCATGGTCAGCACGGGCAATCTCCTGATTCCAGTCGTGGCCCACACCACAAACAACTGGCTAGCCGCCGGATTTTGGTACGGGAGGAAACGTCGTTGA